A genomic region of Alicyclobacillus sp. SO9 contains the following coding sequences:
- a CDS encoding ABC transporter permease: protein MTTFIVKKILATIPMLIIISIIVFVAIKLMPGDPVSYLAPPDVASNSANLEALRKQLGLDNPIYIQYLTWLRHLLEGKFGYSITTGNSISRIIRLRLPATLELSGCAILFSTIFGILLGLIAAIRKNTIVDGLTRIIGVIGISIPEFFFGIIGIQILSIKLGWLPIGGRINEQSPTFLGSLPNLILPSITLSVGMLAVLLRYARSALLDVLNKEYIKTARSKGIPEWKVYWYHAFRNSLRPILVILIFRIPLLVGGSIIIEQVFSWPGIGSALLSAITSDDYPVIMVTTMMIATVILLASALIDVFSAMLDPRIRLQ, encoded by the coding sequence ATGACAACATTTATTGTCAAGAAGATACTTGCAACTATACCGATGTTGATTATCATCAGTATTATTGTGTTCGTGGCGATTAAACTTATGCCCGGTGATCCTGTAAGTTACCTTGCGCCTCCAGATGTTGCATCCAATTCCGCTAATCTAGAAGCACTTAGAAAGCAGTTGGGGCTAGACAACCCGATATACATTCAGTATCTAACATGGCTACGTCATTTGTTGGAGGGTAAGTTTGGATACAGTATTACAACGGGTAATTCTATTTCACGCATTATTCGCCTGAGATTACCTGCAACATTAGAACTGTCTGGCTGCGCAATACTATTTTCAACGATTTTTGGGATACTGTTAGGTTTAATCGCTGCAATTCGGAAAAACACTATTGTCGACGGTTTGACTAGAATTATAGGTGTTATTGGTATTTCAATTCCAGAATTCTTCTTTGGTATTATTGGAATCCAGATTTTATCCATAAAACTTGGATGGCTTCCAATTGGAGGAAGGATCAATGAACAGAGCCCTACGTTTTTAGGTAGCCTTCCAAATCTTATATTGCCATCTATAACCTTGTCAGTTGGAATGCTGGCGGTACTCTTAAGATACGCACGTAGCGCACTGCTAGATGTATTAAATAAGGAATACATTAAAACAGCCAGAAGTAAGGGTATACCAGAATGGAAAGTTTATTGGTATCACGCTTTTAGGAACTCTCTTCGCCCCATACTCGTGATTTTAATATTTCGCATTCCTTTACTGGTTGGTGGTTCGATTATTATTGAGCAAGTTTTCTCTTGGCCCGGAATCGGATCGGCGCTACTATCTGCAATCACTTCGGATGATTATCCGGTAATTATGGTAACTACGATGATGATTGCTACAGTCATATTACTTGCAAGCGCTTTAATAGATGTGTTTAGCGCAATGCTCGACCCGAGAATCCGATTACAGTAG
- a CDS encoding ABC transporter substrate-binding protein: protein MKKLVTACVVLGLGTMVTACSPANSSQSNSSPNNTSSSSSSVNGNNALNILWIGSSGAPGGPVGSKFPGLWLNRGGLQNVLMFRSLFLPNAALTKETPDLAKSYSVSSNGLTYKITMKNHLKWQDGKPLTAKDVVWSIKTVLKATLVNPMYTNSFSEIKGAKSWISGTSNSLSGVSANGNVITINLVKPVADFIDVLGQFPIYPEHLLKNVNPLQIGTSSFWKHPIGDGMYKLSKFVPGNYAILVPSNTYNGPKPKIKKIIIRGASNPVLAAQKGNLDLYNTNNPQEVSGLKSVKGFVEHPINILYYRYLIFNIKGDKGNKNDDPMANYKVRQAILYGINRRKLAKSIYPSLARINNTGVPSSNAAYDSSAPTYSYNPTKAKQLLKQAHFNFGQTIKLRYYYSDQNSKNFMTAVAQYLRNLGMKVNLQQFQGNATDDLFKVRNYDIALKGLSAFNFQNWYNEYSPNPNNFFTKIWGKSNLVKFNADIKKLSEIRNPAQRKSTLLALQKLEEKTLYKAPLFMLGNSYFVNNNKVKLAGKLGNPWYNYNMDFQNWTIK, encoded by the coding sequence ATGAAAAAATTAGTAACTGCTTGTGTAGTTTTGGGACTCGGTACCATGGTAACAGCGTGTTCGCCAGCAAATTCATCCCAATCTAATAGCTCACCTAACAACACTTCATCTAGTAGCAGCTCTGTAAATGGGAACAATGCACTAAACATTCTATGGATAGGATCTAGTGGAGCGCCTGGTGGTCCTGTTGGATCTAAGTTCCCTGGACTTTGGTTAAATCGTGGGGGACTTCAAAATGTATTGATGTTTAGAAGTTTGTTTTTGCCTAATGCAGCACTCACCAAAGAAACACCGGACCTAGCAAAGTCTTATAGTGTTTCGTCTAATGGACTCACGTATAAAATAACGATGAAAAATCACCTTAAGTGGCAAGATGGAAAACCGCTGACTGCGAAAGATGTAGTATGGAGTATAAAAACAGTTTTAAAAGCAACTTTGGTAAACCCGATGTATACCAATTCATTTTCTGAAATTAAAGGGGCAAAAAGCTGGATATCAGGGACATCTAATTCTCTAAGTGGAGTTTCTGCCAACGGGAATGTTATAACGATTAATCTCGTCAAGCCAGTTGCCGACTTTATTGACGTTCTGGGTCAATTCCCAATTTATCCTGAGCATCTACTGAAAAATGTTAATCCACTACAGATTGGAACGAGTAGCTTTTGGAAGCACCCTATAGGAGATGGTATGTACAAACTATCTAAATTTGTACCCGGTAACTATGCGATTTTAGTTCCTTCCAATACTTATAATGGACCTAAACCTAAGATTAAAAAAATTATAATACGTGGAGCTTCAAACCCAGTATTAGCCGCACAAAAAGGAAATTTGGACCTTTATAACACAAATAATCCACAAGAAGTTAGTGGATTAAAATCAGTGAAAGGATTTGTAGAGCACCCTATAAATATTTTGTATTATAGGTATCTAATTTTTAATATCAAAGGTGATAAAGGAAATAAAAACGATGATCCTATGGCTAACTATAAAGTTAGACAAGCAATACTCTATGGGATTAATCGAAGAAAATTAGCGAAAAGCATCTATCCCAGTCTTGCACGAATAAACAATACGGGTGTTCCTTCATCGAATGCGGCATACGATTCAAGTGCTCCAACCTATAGCTACAATCCTACAAAAGCAAAACAATTACTAAAGCAAGCACATTTCAACTTCGGACAAACAATTAAACTGCGTTACTATTATAGTGACCAAAACTCGAAAAATTTCATGACGGCCGTAGCTCAATATTTGAGGAATCTAGGAATGAAGGTTAACCTGCAACAATTTCAGGGAAATGCAACTGACGACCTATTTAAGGTGAGAAATTACGATATTGCATTAAAGGGATTGTCTGCATTCAATTTTCAAAATTGGTATAATGAGTATTCTCCAAACCCAAATAACTTTTTCACCAAAATATGGGGGAAGAGCAACCTGGTAAAATTTAATGCTGACATCAAGAAACTGAGTGAAATTCGCAATCCTGCACAAAGGAAATCTACACTTCTAGCTCTTCAGAAACTAGAGGAAAAAACGCTTTATAAAGCACCTTTATTTATGCTTGGTAACTCTTATTTTGTCAATAATAACAAGGTTAAATTGGCAGGGAAATTGGGAAACCCATGGTACAATTACAATATGGATTTTCAAAATTGGACGATTAAATGA